The Candidatus Methanoperedens sp. genome includes the window GCATATACTTTGGGCTGCGTGGGGACAAGTTCATCGATGTTTACCGATTCGCGGATAACATCAACATGTATATTGTGGATGGCCTCAAGAGTTTTCTTGAGTGTCCATACCTTCTGGGGGCTTGTCCTTTCAATATGCGAGCGGATAACATCTGAATTTGTAATAATACCACGTAAATGCCCGCTTGTATCAACAACCGGCAATTTTGATTTGCCTGACCTGAATATGACACGCGCCACATCACTCATCTCCATTTCCGTATCTGCCACAAGCACATCCCGGCTCATTACACCTGAGACCTTTTCACCAAGCGCTTTTTCAAGGAGGCCGGATGCAGATACATATCCTGTTACCTTTCCATTTTCGACTACAGGAAATCCGTCATGCCCTGTTTCCTTTATAAGTTGTATGACATCCCTGACAGTATTTTCCGGGGATACAGTATCTACTTCCGTTGTCATGTAATTTTTAACTTTAGGATGGTCTGTCATGGTAGTCAGTTAAATGGTTTTGTTAAATGACTTTCTCCTTTTTATAACATTGGGGTCAGGATTAAGCATAACGATATATAGTAATCCAAGTATAGATACTATGAAACGGGAGGCTCCAACCCTTCAGGGGGAGTAGTTCACCTATCGGAATTAACTTGACGGAATGAATTATATGAATGAACAAGACCAGGAGATTCTAAATATACTCAAAGAAGCGATTTCTATTGAAATCTATGGTAAAGAATATTATTCGATATTCAGTGATTTAGTCGAAGATGAGAATGCAAAATCATTATTCAAGGGATTGTCAAGGGATGAAGGGGAACACAGGCAACTTCTTGAAAAACAATTCCTGAAGATCACAGGAAAATCTTTTGACATCAGTACGGTGGATGAAGTGAACAGGGAAAAAGCAAAGCGCATATTCCCGGAATCCCTTGAACCCCTGGGCATACAAGAAACAAAGGATATTCTCAAGCTTGGTATCAGGACGGAAGAAAGATCTATCGAATTGTATTCCAAAAGTGCTGATAATACCAGTAATAAATCCAGCAAAGATCTGTTCTTAAAACTTGTAGTTTTTGAAAGGGAGCATAAGAAAACACTTGAGGATGCGTTATATTACCTTGACCAGGAAGGTTCATGGTACGGATACTCCCCTCCTACTATTGAGGGGTAATGGAAGGTTTGCTCTTTGGCACTGCGGGCATACCCATAAGCTCGAATGGAACTGATAGTTTGTCAGGGATAGAGCGTGTTCATGAGCTTGGCCTTGGTTGTATGGAACTTGAGTTCGTCCGCGGAGTTAAGATGGGAGAAGAGACTGCCAGGAAGGTAAGAGTCCTGGCAAAGAAGCTGGATATAGGATTAAGTGTGCATGCCCCTTATTATATAAATCTAAATAGCGAAGGTGAAACCCGGCTCAAAAGCGGGGAACGAATACTGAATTCTGCAAGGATCGGGCAAATATGCGGTGCAAAAGGCGTGGTTATTCATGCGGGTTTTATAGAGAAAGATTCACGCCAGAGCGCATACGAAAAAATTAAAAAAGAACTTACCCGGATACGTGAAGAAATGAATAGTGAAGGCTTAAATATTACACTTCGTATCGAAACCATGGGGCGCAATTCCCAGTTCGGGAACCTTGATGAAGTTCTTACTATTACAGAAGTGGCAGGAGTATTACCATGCATTGATTTTTCACATCTGCATGCCGTGAATGGAAAAAATAACTCAAAGGAAGAATTTGCTGACATCCTCACTAATATTGAGAATAAGCTCGGGCGCGATGGCTTAAACAACATGCATATTCATGTTTCAGGGATAGAATATTCTCCAAAAGGTGAGAAAAAGCATCTTGAATTTGAAGCGTCTGATTTCAAATATAAAGAATTAGCCAGAACTTTTTCAGAATTCAATATTAAAGGAATGGTGATATGTGAAAGCCCCAATCTGGAGATAGATACATTGAAATTGAAACAGGAATTTGAGGATTTAACCTGTTGTAAATAGGTCGTGCATCGAATAGGGATTTAATGGAACCCCTATTACTTCCTCAATCGGTTTTTCTTTGCAGCCGCGTAATGTCAGGACTCTCTGGCATACAGGGCGAGTACATTCCGGACAACGTTTTCTATTTCTCATAAAAAATTATAATTTTATAATTCCTGCATTGCCACTGCCTTTTAATATTGCCTCATATTCATCTATGAACATGTCGCGCATGTTCTCAAGGAGAAACATATTCCTTGTGCATAACATCACTTTATTTGAAGCAAGCCGCTCAGGTGCGCATTTTTCCATCCATAAAACTACCTCGTTTGATTCGCTCATTCTCTTCATCTCCTTACAATCTAATCATACTGATGATTATGATAATCATTTGAAGTATTAGTATAAATAGTTTATGGATAAATTTCATTAAATATTTACAATGTTTATAATGACAAGGAGAAGGTAAAATTTACCTTCTCCTTACCAATATTATTACCAGCAATGAACCAATTGCAAATACTACTTCAAATGCAGGTGCTTTTGTTGTTGCAACGGGTATAGCTGTCATTGTTGCTGATGGAGCAGGGGTCGCCTGTGCTGTGAAGACCATTTTGCTTACACCATTCTCATAGCTGTGCCTTACCTGCGCATTATCGAATATGGCCGTTCCAAAGGAATATTCCTTCTTCAGGTCAGAGAATTGCACATCATACTGGCTTCCAGTTACAAGTTTTCTACCGTATTCCATTGTCCACATGCCACCGTTATAGACAGCCATGGCTTTTATATCAGCCCGGTCTCCTGTCGGAGGTCTTGTAACAATAGCTGCTATTTCATCGTCAGCTTTATATGTATCGGTGAATGGCTGTTTTTCCGCATCGATAATCCAGTATGGTGGGGCTGGTTGGTCTGCTGAAGTATAGTTTGGAGAGGTATTAGCAGCATTGATGTTAGTAAAGTATGGCACAAGCCCCGGGTCGCTCTTTCTCCCTGCATCTGCCGCTGTTGCTTTATTGTATCTTGTGGAATCAAGATACTGGTCGTCTATATAACCTGATGGATTTGTTCGCACAAGTTTTGCATGCCAGATATCTGCCATTTCACCCGGATTTGGTGTGTATTTGTTGCCGAAGGGTTTTCCGGCTTCACCTGCGTGGCATGTTGAAAAACAACCAGTGGTTTCAAATGCCGGAGTATTAATATTCCATATCTGGGCAAATTTGTCCTCATAGTACTTGTTGTTGTCGCCGCCTTTATCATCAGGATCTTTGAGCTGCTTCCATGTGCCGTTTGCCTGTTTAATCCAGGGCTCACGCCTCATGCTTTCGGTTGGATCGTTCCAAGTTGCAAGGAAATATACAGAGTCGCCTGTATAAACGCTTTTTAGTGTAACTGTATGAGATCCCGTATTTGCTCCACCAGCTACATTAACCGTCATTGCAGTTGCCTGGTCCCATATCGTATCTGGCACGCCATCAATTACCGGAGCCTTTGCCACCATCAAAGAATTAAGGGTGCCGGCAGATGCATACCCTATGCCAAAAGACAACAGTATTCCCAAACCTAACACTATTAATCCATTAACTTTCCATATATTCATATAACTCCTCCCAGATAAATCGCATGCACTCTATACTCCATTGTAATGCTACAAAATGCTTTTTATCTGTGTCAATAAATTTGTTTCTTCTATTATATAAATTTGTTTCAACAACTATAAAAATGGTAAACGGATGATGTTGTTTTCATGTCGATCTGATTTATGCTGATGGGCGTCTGTCGGGAAAGATGCCCTGGGGTTACGCACATTTGCGCCCTGCAGACAAATATCACTCTCTTACGGACCCTGACGTCATTGTTGCTCTTGCAGCGCTTCTTTCGGACATAACTATAACATTTATGAAGATACGTTAAGCATCCTCTCGATTGCAATAACAATCTTTATCTCATTTCAGCTTGAAATGAGCATGTAATCTTGATTAAACAGCCTACAAAACCAGAAAACTGTAAATATGTTTGATTTTATCCAGGGAGACTATTTGAATGAAATTTGCCGCAAGCGCAGCAATGCTTGCTTATTTTAGTGCTCTTGAAACAGAGCTTAACCGTGCTATCGAGCTGGCCAATCGCGCACGTGCTAACGGCGCCGACCCGACTCCGGGAATTGAAATACCAATAGCAAAAGACCTTGCAGACAGGGTTGAGAAACTCCTTTCTATTGAAGGAGTCGCAAAAAAGCTCAGGGAACTTGAATCAACGATGTCGCGTGAGGAAGCCGCCCTCCAGGTGGCAATTGCTGTTGCCAAGGGTGAAATAAAAAAGTTTGAATCGGACAGGGACGCCATAGAAGCTGCGGTGAGGGTTGCAATGGCAGTCCTCACAGAAGGCGTGGTGGCTGCACCTATCGAAGGAATCGCCAAGATCGACCTTGCAAAAAACGACGACGGTACAGATTATATCAGGACATATTATGCGGGTCCGATAAGGAGTGCTGGGGGCACTGCACAGGCACTGTCTGTTCTTGCTGCCGATTATGTGCGGGCGAACCTGGGGATCGCACGTTTTGTCCCGCGGCCTGAAGAGGTTGAACGATATGTTGAAGAGATCACGGCATACAGGCGGGTAGCGAATTTACAGTATCTGCCATCAGATGATGAGATCCGCCTGATAGTCAGGAACTGCCCGATATGCATTGACGGTGAACCCACAGAGGAAGCTGAAGTGGAAGGGCGGCGTGACCTTGCGCGTATCGAGACGAACAGGATCAGGGGCGGAATGGCGCTCGTTATTGCTGAAGGCATTGCCCTCAAAGCGCCAAAGGTGAAAAAGCACGTTGACAAGCTTAAACTTGAAGGCTGGGACTGGCTCGATAAATTCGTGGTCACTGTAAAAACCGATGATGCATCGGCCCAGCTTAAGCCCAAGGATAAGTACCTGCAGGATCTGATCGCAGGCAGGCCCGTTTTCTCATATCCTTCAAAACCTGGCGGCTTCAGGCTCAGGTATGGCAGGGGCAGGAACACAAGCTTTGCAGCCGCAGGTATCAGTCCGGCCGCGATGGCATTAATGGATGATTTTATTGCTGCCGGCACCCAGATAAAAGTCGAGAGGCCTGGAAAAGCCGCAGGCATAGCCCCTGTGGATACAATCGATGGTCCTACAGTGCGCCTGCTCAATGGTGATGTCCTGAGAATCAGTACAGAAGAGGAAGCAAAAAAAATAAGACCATCCGTACAGAAGATCCTTGATATTGGCGAGATACTGATCAATTTCGGGGATTTTCTTGAGAATAACCATCCGCTTGTTCCATCATCCTACTGTTTTGAATGGTGGCTCCAAGAGCTTGCTGCAAAAACATTAACAAAAGAACTTGGCGACCTTAAAAATCCCACTGCTGAAAAAGCGCTTTTTTTATCAGATACTTATAAAGTGCCGCTGCATCCTGAATACACATACCTCTGGCATGATATTTCAATTGATGAGTTTTCCCGGCTTGCTGAATATATCGGGATAAATGGAAAATATTCTGACAAACTAACATTTCCGAATGATGATAAAATAAAGACAATTCTTGAAGTCCTGCTTGTCCCTCATATAGTTCGTGAAAAGGTGATTTTTATTGATGAACCGCTTCCCCTGATGAGATGTCTTGGTCTTGATTCAAGTCTTAAAAAGAACTGGACAAATACCGAGTCAAGTATCCTGGATATGGTCTCAAAAGCAAGCGGGATAACAATCAGGGCCCGTGCTCCTATCAGGATCGGGGCACGGATGGGACGTCCTGAGAAATCTGATAAGCGTGAAATGAAACCAGCGCCACATGTGCTTTTCCCGATAGGAGGTGCTGGTGGCAAGAGGCGCTCTCTTGTAGATGTGAAAGATTTTGTGGACGATGAAGAGGACAAAGAGAAAAATAATGAATTCAGGAATAGCGAGCTCCAGACCGGATTAACATACCAGAAAGGAAAAGTCGGGACAATAAGCGTCCAGATTGGGAGCCGCATATGCCCTGCATGTAAGAACAGGACTTTCAAGAACAGGTGCACCTGTGGAGAATTCACCCATCCGCTTTTTAAATGTGAGTCATGTGGAATTGAAGTAAACAACTCGTTTGCAGGGACTAACCCGATATGCCCGAAATGTAAAAAAGAAACCACATCTGTCACTGAAATGGATATTGATTTCTTGTCTGAATACCAGAAGGCGCTTGATAAAGTCGGGGAACGAGATGTTTACAAACCCAAAGGCGTTCTTGGCCTTACTTCAAAAAACAAGACGCCTGAGCCGCTGGAAAAAGGAGTGCTCAGGGCAAAACATGATGTTGTGATGTTCAAGGATGGGACTGTGAGGTATGACCTCTCGGATATGCCTCTAACGCATATTAAACCAAGAGAACTCGGTGTCTCGGTTTCGAAATTTAAAGAACTTGGTTATGTGAATGACACATACGGAAATCCGCTTGTTGATGAGAACCAGATCCTTGAACTTAAAGTTCAGGATATTGTTGTTTCAAAGGATTGCGCTGAATACCTTCTGAAAACCGCGCGATTTATAGATGATCTTTTAACGAGATATTATAAAGTTGAACCTTATTATAATGTCGAAAGAATTGACGATCTGATCGGGAAATTAGTGATAGGGCTTGCTCCCCACACCTCGGCTGGCGTTCTTGCCCGCCTTGTGGGCTTTACCACAGCGTCTGTTGGCTATGGGCATCCGTTCTTCCATGCAGCTAAGAGGCGAAACTGCTTCCAGGGGGATGAAAAATTATTGGTCCAAAGAGGAGATGGCTTTGAACTTTTAACAATCCGCGAGCTTGTTGAGAGCAAACTTATCGGAAATACCGAAAAAGATGATTTTGGAACTGAATACAAGAAAATAAGCGGCCTGAGAACATTTGCCTTCAATATAAAAACAAAAAAATTCGAACTGGCAGATATAACACATGTTTCAAAACATCTTGCTCCTGAAAAGCTGATCGAAATAAAAACCAAAAGCGGCAGAAAGATAGTGGTAACAAAGGATCATAATTTCCCGGATAGTTCAGGAGAAAAAATGAGGGCGCAGGATGCAGATGAATTATTGATCCCCTGGAATCTTGAAAGACCCCGCATCGAAAATAAAGAGAATATTGACCTGCTTTCGATAACAGACGCGCAGGACGTAATGATAAGGACTGAAAGCGATGTTTTCGAGGATGACGTACAATTTTCGCAGATAAGCAACAGTCTTGGAATGAGTTATAAGACATTTACCAATTACATTTACAGGAAGTCATATCCTTTAGAGATAGTCAATAGATTCAATCCTGAAGTGATCGATACAGGAAATTACCTGCTGGGGAACAAGAGAGATAAGGTTTCAATAAAACCCGGCATAACGGTTAACGAGGATTTCTTATCACTGTTAGGATTTTATTTAGCAGAGGGATTTATAAAGAAAAATCAAAATAATTGTCACCAGGTATCTATAACCGCTACTAAAGAATGGACCAGGCACATATTAAAAGAAAAAATAAATACTGTTTTTGGTTTGTCACCCAGTATTTCAGGAAACCATATAACGATTTGCTCAAGATTTGTCTTAGAGCTGTTTGAAAATCTGAAT containing:
- a CDS encoding CBS domain-containing protein produces the protein MTDHPKVKNYMTTEVDTVSPENTVRDVIQLIKETGHDGFPVVENGKVTGYVSASGLLEKALGEKVSGVMSRDVLVADTEMEMSDVARVIFRSGKSKLPVVDTSGHLRGIITNSDVIRSHIERTSPQKVWTLKKTLEAIHNIHVDVIRESVNIDELVPTQPKVYADELDGRIYELKKGLAEPIVVIRKTNKLILVDGHHRVIAAKKLGIKSMDAYVIPVRDEIHLGMEKTAMSSGLHTLSDIKILDYAKHPLIEITKRLKKDDENGMSHVQQ
- a CDS encoding TIM barrel protein, encoding MEGLLFGTAGIPISSNGTDSLSGIERVHELGLGCMELEFVRGVKMGEETARKVRVLAKKLDIGLSVHAPYYINLNSEGETRLKSGERILNSARIGQICGAKGVVIHAGFIEKDSRQSAYEKIKKELTRIREEMNSEGLNITLRIETMGRNSQFGNLDEVLTITEVAGVLPCIDFSHLHAVNGKNNSKEEFADILTNIENKLGRDGLNNMHIHVSGIEYSPKGEKKHLEFEASDFKYKELARTFSEFNIKGMVICESPNLEIDTLKLKQEFEDLTCCK
- a CDS encoding ethylbenzene dehydrogenase — encoded protein: MNIWKVNGLIVLGLGILLSFGIGYASAGTLNSLMVAKAPVIDGVPDTIWDQATAMTVNVAGGANTGSHTVTLKSVYTGDSVYFLATWNDPTESMRREPWIKQANGTWKQLKDPDDKGGDNNKYYEDKFAQIWNINTPAFETTGCFSTCHAGEAGKPFGNKYTPNPGEMADIWHAKLVRTNPSGYIDDQYLDSTRYNKATAADAGRKSDPGLVPYFTNINAANTSPNYTSADQPAPPYWIIDAEKQPFTDTYKADDEIAAIVTRPPTGDRADIKAMAVYNGGMWTMEYGRKLVTGSQYDVQFSDLKKEYSFGTAIFDNAQVRHSYENGVSKMVFTAQATPAPSATMTAIPVATTKAPAFEVVFAIGSLLVIILVRRR
- a CDS encoding DNA polymerase II large subunit, translated to MKFAASAAMLAYFSALETELNRAIELANRARANGADPTPGIEIPIAKDLADRVEKLLSIEGVAKKLRELESTMSREEAALQVAIAVAKGEIKKFESDRDAIEAAVRVAMAVLTEGVVAAPIEGIAKIDLAKNDDGTDYIRTYYAGPIRSAGGTAQALSVLAADYVRANLGIARFVPRPEEVERYVEEITAYRRVANLQYLPSDDEIRLIVRNCPICIDGEPTEEAEVEGRRDLARIETNRIRGGMALVIAEGIALKAPKVKKHVDKLKLEGWDWLDKFVVTVKTDDASAQLKPKDKYLQDLIAGRPVFSYPSKPGGFRLRYGRGRNTSFAAAGISPAAMALMDDFIAAGTQIKVERPGKAAGIAPVDTIDGPTVRLLNGDVLRISTEEEAKKIRPSVQKILDIGEILINFGDFLENNHPLVPSSYCFEWWLQELAAKTLTKELGDLKNPTAEKALFLSDTYKVPLHPEYTYLWHDISIDEFSRLAEYIGINGKYSDKLTFPNDDKIKTILEVLLVPHIVREKVIFIDEPLPLMRCLGLDSSLKKNWTNTESSILDMVSKASGITIRARAPIRIGARMGRPEKSDKREMKPAPHVLFPIGGAGGKRRSLVDVKDFVDDEEDKEKNNEFRNSELQTGLTYQKGKVGTISVQIGSRICPACKNRTFKNRCTCGEFTHPLFKCESCGIEVNNSFAGTNPICPKCKKETTSVTEMDIDFLSEYQKALDKVGERDVYKPKGVLGLTSKNKTPEPLEKGVLRAKHDVVMFKDGTVRYDLSDMPLTHIKPRELGVSVSKFKELGYVNDTYGNPLVDENQILELKVQDIVVSKDCAEYLLKTARFIDDLLTRYYKVEPYYNVERIDDLIGKLVIGLAPHTSAGVLARLVGFTTASVGYGHPFFHAAKRRNCFQGDEKLLVQRGDGFELLTIRELVESKLIGNTEKDDFGTEYKKISGLRTFAFNIKTKKFELADITHVSKHLAPEKLIEIKTKSGRKIVVTKDHNFPDSSGEKMRAQDADELLIPWNLERPRIENKENIDLLSITDAQDVMIRTESDVFEDDVQFSQISNSLGMSYKTFTNYIYRKSYPLEIVNRFNPEVIDTGNYLLGNKRDKVSIKPGITVNEDFLSLLGFYLAEGFIKKNQNNCHQVSITATKEWTRHILKEKINTVFGLSPSISGNHITICSRFVLELFENLNIGKDAKTKKVPDFVYSLPQDKISAFLGGYFTGDGSCSLQSTLEVNVTSVNKWLIDGTSFLLMFSGIKHSIYEEERAVKSDLILKFYGKPKLIHSYKIRIYGKEARKFIEDIGFLGEKQKHAKDMLKKWLAKEGKTRTNFDEDVFIDKIVEKKEINTDDKYVYNLTVDTHHTLICSGITTFQCDGDEDCVMLLMDGLLNFSRSYLPDRRGGQMDAPLVLTSRIDPNEVDKEAHNVDVLFQYPLAFYEATQKYTNAKELVKIMDTVSGRLGTPGQYEGFGFTHDTANIAAGPTNSAYKTLGTMIEKMDAQLGLARKIKAVDPQDVAERVINSHFLPDLIGNLRSFSKQKVRCTKCNAKYRRPPLQGTCPRCGGNIVLTVHEGSVRKYLETSLRIADEYNVRHYTKQRLELLEIEMKSLFESDKVKQKGLADFM